GTACGTGCGGGATCAGATTTTCATATTTTGGAACCTAATAGAATGTTATAAGGAAATTATGAAAAAGGTCTTAGGATTCTGTCTCTGAACAAAACAACTCTTtgaaaacagaaaataatttgatatgagAAGATGGCAAAATAaatactgaatttgaaaatggcCAAATTCAGCAGGgactatgaaaaaaaaattctaggaAATAAATCATAGTATAGCAATAGTTGGGAAGTGATACAGAATGCATTTGGCCCTTCCCCCCTCAGAGCAGCAGAGGGGAGCACACGCAGATCACTCCAGTACATACCTgcatgaagaaaaaataaatacgaAACACATGGACTCATTTTGATTAGACTTACCGGTACATATATTTACAAAACACATCAAAACAAAAGAAGGACCTATTCAGATTAAAAACCTCACCATCAAAAAGCatggtaataataatataggaaatgactactctgatggtcatttcaaaaaatcctttcttagtgagcacctagaaggcaaGAGGAACATGCGTGGCAAATTTCAGGTTTGCTGCTTTTAaaattctggagattttgtgatgatgctGAGTAGCAGTTTGCTTCTATATATATAGATTTACCGATCTATGAAAACATGTCTGTCTTTCATCCAATATAATGTCTGGGCAAATAACTTTAGTTTATCATGACTCTTGGTAGTAATTTAAGGCTGAACAAGTAGGAAAGGCATGTATAACATGGCTTTtggaatttttctgaacccttttTACTGGCACGAGCAGAAATTCTGTATTTTCTTCTATATAATAAGGAAACATtggtcacatagcaagaagaactgatggTAGGTGGACCAAAACAGTCAGAATGGATCCCATTTAATAAAAAGCATCCAtgaaagagacctaaaacaaaATGGATCAGTGACATCAGCAAATATTGCAGACAAAAGAAAgctcagaaaaagaagaaaagaaaccatATAGGTTGAAAATATGAGAAAGAAGCCTTCATCCTGCAGTAGATAGgcaatggctaaaatgatgacAAATAAGGAAACATGTTTTTCAGTGTGGTGGGATGCTTGTGTTAAGAGGGCTCattattctctttttaaaactttgttcCTTAAATTAATTCAGTACTGAATTTACTTAGGATAGGAAACTCATTTAGGATACCTCAAATTGCAGAATGCATCAAAAATATGGGACCCATGATTTCCATGGAATTGAAATTTAGCaaagtttataaaatattttatgacatAAACATTATGAGGTAatacaaaatgtcataaaacatattcttaaaacaaaacatacataagaTAAAGTGCCTAATTGCATACAGTTGCTGTTGGGTAGCGACATTTCCAAAGAGttcatgaataataataaaaaaattagaccAGACTTTGGAACTGAAGATTAGAAGATACATTTTGAAAACTAAGACGTATTATGATTCTAATGAGTTTCACCTAATTTTATTTCACTATTTCTAGTGGATGAACTTTGCCATTAGAAATATACACTGGGTCATTATAATATGAGCAAAACAAGGTTTTATGCACTAATATGCCATTCCATATCAATCTAATGATTAACTCTTGCAAACACATTACACTGCGCAGAATTCTGATGTGTGCAGAAATACAAATAATCCTGGAAGATGAAGATCTCCTGCGACAAATCTCTAAGCAGTGAATAATTTTTCACATATAAATTCAAAAGCAAATGTTTGCTTCTGAGCATTCATTAGAACTCATTCTATGATTTGTCTGATTCTTGACTTTATCTCTTAACTAGTGTGTTATTTTGTGGTGTACTTTCTGATGCACAGCATCTCTGGGTTAGGATTGGTGTGTGCGTTTATAGTtgggtgtatatgtatatactgtatatgtatgtatatgtgtagaaCTGTTTTCCTCTGTtataaattaaaagaataatagcTCAGCcttttgaacatttttttttagCTGAAATGAATTCCACAGTCAGTTGACCCCATGAGAAGTCTTTTGACTGATACAGAGAAAAGCGTGCTTTGTACATGCCACCAAATGTAAAAACGTTTGACATAGGGACTTCTAGTCTGCTATAGCTTTTTGATTGCCATCCTAGAACCCTGGGCTTGAGCAAAGAGTGTAGATTAGCAGTTAATCAAAAGGATGACAAACAGAGTAAGCAGTCAATGACAGCAGCTCTTTCGATGATATGGGATGGAGAACGTCCCATACTGGCTCAAGGAGACGTTTTCACACCAACACTTGTACTCTGTGCTGAAGTTGATAAGCTATGACAACGCAGCAGTTTTCAAGACTAAATTACTAATGAAGCAAATTTAGTCTACTGGGTGTTTTGTTTACTTTCTCATGCTTTTGACAAATACTGGCTGAAGCTTTTAGGTGTGGCTACATGAAATGATACCATTGAATTGTCTTCAGCAGGGGCTATTGAGCAAGAACAGATCATTATGTGCAAAATACAACACATAACTGCCAGTAACAAAACTAGGGCTTGCCTTTCTGAAAATCACCTTGTTCAGTTAGTTGTCTTTGTGATTTATCTTTATCTTCTCATACTTACTGACATATTCCAGTGTTAATGTTTACGTATCAGTACTTGTCTCTGCCAACATACTGTTCATAACTCCCAAAGCACCTACTCCACCTGCAAATCCATTTTCTACAGGTGGTGTGTAATAAGGAATTTTATCCAATTGTTTTTCCATGGCATCAAGTGATACTGAGGGTAAGAGGTCTTCCATGGACATTTCACCAGGTCTTTCTCTCCTAAGGACACCAGCTGACTCAACTGATATACTGCGCTGTTTCCAAACCGTTCCTGGCATCACATTTGACTGTGACTTCAAGGGTTTTCTTCGGCACGTATGACATGTGCGGCCAATATTCTTTAATGTCCAGTTTAAGAACTGCTTGATAGCAATGGAGATCACATTAATTAAGGAATACATAAAACATATCCCTATGAGTACAACAAGGCCATTGACAAACCGATAAAGGAGTTGATAAGTGTAGTTTGGATTCCAACCACTCACCATGTCACCAAAACCAATAGTACTGAAGGTCACAAAGCAATAATAAAGGGAATCAGAGTAACTCCATCCTTCTGTTGCCGAGAACATAACAGAGGCAACACAGGAAACAATGACTGATACCAAACCAGAGAGAACCAAGACATGATACACAGAGGGCTTCCAGTCAGCTAATTCGTCTATTTTAACAATCCCAGCCTGCTGGCCATCTCTAGCAAGTTTTCGTTTTAGCCTCCTCTCATGGTAAGTCTTTATAACATGTCCTACGAATGTGATCAGACGCTCTAGGAATAAGTTGAGGAACAAGGCGCTTGCTGCACAGCCAAAAGGGCCATACAATATCAGAAAAAGTTTGCCTGTTGTGGTACTTGGTACAGTTCTGCCAAATCCTGgaagataaaaatagaaaaatgttatGTAAACAAGATTTCTGAGCAATAAGATATTGCACATAAGAAGTCAGTATATTATTAGAGTTGCCTATCAGTGGTAATATTAGAATAGTTAAAATATGCATTTATGTATAATTTCATAGTGCTTCACAATATTATTCTGATtccttattgttctgtcgggctctctggtagaatcctcccaaaaattcacaggtacaaatttcagacacacacacacgtttgaaaattcaaaacaatgttctttataatgaaaattcacttaaatcaagccctcttttggcatagcaaagagcactcgtctccaaacaaactggtaatttgtacaagtcccttatcagttctgtgatacttagcttgcagctgtgaggtaattcacagtccttcttctttcacaaagtgacacacactttgccctggtttagtttcaaagtggggaaaaatcagcacacaaaaagtcaaagtcagtaaagcagtcacgaaacacaaggatcagataatcctccacaatggccaaacccacaggctgctatttatagcagcctcactaattaccacagcaccacccaaccacaggtggcctcagtttctttgataataatctctcagttgttgttgcctatgcatcattctcctcatgcgtggctgtatcattaactcttgttctgaatccaaggaggagctagataattgatctccttctgagctgtctgctgccacactctcctcctccctgtcactcatatcttcttggtcagaggagccttcatcagcagattccaccggggacaaaacaggcctgcagcatgtggatgtctcccccacatccacagtccttggggcaggagcagggccagagctaaccacaacacttataagCTTCTGATCACTATTAATATACCATTGTGTGCAAGCTTGAGAGATTGATGCCACTGTTATGGctcaaataaactgaagtatGATCCAGTAAGATTGGGTGTGCAAAGGTAATGATGGCATTCAGAACTGAAGACTGGGGAGAGGAAAATTAGAAAGAAATGTGTAGGAAACATCTATGGCATATACATCAGCTACACTGCCACGAAGTGAGATTTATAGCTGTCAAAGTCTAAGTGACAACTAatagattagagcagtgttttccaaccttttttgagccgcggcacattattcatattttcaaaattctggggaacactgagggggtgggtgggtgggggggctaaagaaaagtttggacaaaaaaaaaaatcttcctccatttcactctatttctccctccctctttctctcccttccttcccttctttctctctctccatccctctttctttctttctctcttttttgctctctttctctctctctccttccctccctctatgtctttccttctccctccttccctcctctctttctctctctctcttgctttctttctctctcattctctctcccctttttctctctctctctttctctctcgttcaccacgccggcaacagagagaaaaagaaagtgagagagccggagagagtggagggagagagccggcggctgttgtcttcgcctccgcccgccggctctgcagctatgaagaagcagccatcagccccctcgccctcccagacgtccccagcgcccagccacgcgccgcctcccgttagcctggctgacttttccctgctgccgttttctcttcatggcacaaagccacagtcccggactcccggatcgctcgcttctccagccagcaagccggctgccggaaaagcatcgcactttttcaatgcgcggcgctttcctgggcagatggttttactgaccggagaagcgagcgatccgggagtccgggactgtgtggctttgcgccatgaagagaaaatggctcgggcagcagggaaacgtcggccgttttctcttcatggcacaaagccacacagtcccggactcccggactgcttgccccaaggcaggaagcggcggcggtggagagggggcagatcgtgccccaagacaggaggcggcggcggcggcgaaggaggagagggggcagcttacggtgaacggtgctcgcagctgtcccccggctactgccagatgccgctgtttgcagcgctttcctgctggtccccaaagaaggaaggtgggaaaaaggaggtgcgaataatgaagctctcccttttcccgccttccttttttggggcccagcaggagagcgccggaaacagctgcatcgtgcagtagccgggggacagctgcgagtgggagctccaggtccgaggcaccggcggtctggcaccggcagcgccccgcccagctggagcttccctaggcttcgcggcacacctggccgtgtctcgcggcacactagtgtgccgcggcacaccagttgggaaacgctggattaGAGGTACTGTAATTTTGGACCacatttttgtctttttaaagcGTGAGCCATGTTAAAATCCTGAGAGAGCACTGGACTTACTTAAAGATTAATACATAGATTACAAATTAAACTGTGTTTTCAAGGACTATATGCCTCCTAAACTGATTAGTTTATTTTTGATCCCATTTTTCTACCATGAGCTCAAGATATGATATACAATATTGCCtcctctaattttatttatttattagatttgtatgccgcccctttccgtagacttggggccagtgtcccctctaatttttttggggggtgggcggaaaagtatagtgtctgagcggcagtcccttcgggactggacggcacagaaataataaataaataaataaataaataaaataaatgaacaaacaaacaaacaaacaaacaaataaaaaacccaccctgtttttcctcagagaatttcaaaataaaatactgtactgtgtgtctataacagtgagctcataatagggcaactctatcaatatcaaaatgccacttaaatagttgagctagtttcaaactagattttgattttctttctctcttccttactcccattctttttctttctcttttccttcctctcgtttttctatctgtttctctctcttcctctctctctccttccctctcactctttccctctcactctttccctctcggcttctgggcaggtttggaaaactctgagttgatgatgatttttaagtgagcgattgctcactgctcagcttagagggaactatgctcggggcagctaacaacaataataaaacagcatataacaaatctaatatttaaaatagctaaaaaacccttattaaaaaccaaacatacccacaaacataccatacataaattgtacaggcctggggggaaggaatatctcaattcccccatgcctgacgacagaggtgggttttaaggagcttacgaaaggcgaggaggatgggggcaattctgatctccgggggcagctggttccagagggtcggggccaccacagagaaggctcttcccctgggtcccaccagaggacattgcctagttgatgggacctggagaaggccaaatctgtgggacctaactggccactgggattcgtgcggcagaaggcggtcctggaggtattctggtccgatgccatgaagggctttataggtcataaccaatgttccctctaattttttttcggtgtgggccgaaaagtatagtgtctgagtggcagtccctttgggactgggcggcatggaaaataaataaataaataaataaacaataaataaataaataaataaataaaagggggggattctgggtacctctcctatctctcccccttttctttctcatcGGCAGGTCGGCTCCCAATGCCTCCGATGTTTCATGGGGACAGGGTCCTCTAACGCCGGCACTTCTCCCCTCCTTGATTGTATAAAGATGAGCTGCTGCGTTTACTA
This genomic window from Erythrolamprus reginae isolate rEryReg1 chromosome 1, rEryReg1.hap1, whole genome shotgun sequence contains:
- the KCNK13 gene encoding potassium channel subfamily K member 13, with the protein product MACGRFCCCCSPCFGTVTLESAQLMLLFVLTLLYMCFGAIIFSDIERYSELDALQKWQIKIENFSLKYNMALAELKNFLFEYEAAYVVGVRTNETRPMWDLVGAFYFVCTVVSTVGFGRTVPSTTTGKLFLILYGPFGCAASALFLNLFLERLITFVGHVIKTYHERRLKRKLARDGQQAGIVKIDELADWKPSVYHVLVLSGLVSVIVSCVASVMFSATEGWSYSDSLYYCFVTFSTIGFGDMVSGWNPNYTYQLLYRFVNGLVVLIGICFMYSLINVISIAIKQFLNWTLKNIGRTCHTCRRKPLKSQSNVMPGTVWKQRSISVESAGVLRRERPGEMSMEDLLPSVSLDAMEKQLDKIPYYTPPVENGFAGGVGALGVMNSMLAETSTDT